The genomic interval AGGGAGGATTTGGCTGGTTCAAGGTGGTTGAAATCGAAAATGATACCTACTACATTTCCAAAAGTAACGAAATAAGTAAGACTGCACAACCAAAGGAACAGATGAATAGTGCAGATTTTGAAACGGAAACAAATGCAGTAAAAGCGAAGGAACTGGAAGCTTATACCAAGCAATTTATTTCCGAAGACGGATTGCTGGAATTTAATTTGAATGAAAAAAAGTAAGTTGCCAAAACAAATAATTAGGCAATCGTTCATACGTGCCACAGCCTTCCTGTTTCTATTGACAATGTCTTTACCACTGATAGCTCAGAAAGAGGTGAGTCCATTTGGTATGTGTTCTGAAGAAGCATGGGGCTTCATAAACGTTTATGACAGTACCAAAAGAATACCTGCGATATATTGTTCAGCCAGTGGTTTTTCCGATGGTCTTGCTGCTGTAAAAAAAGGTGATATTTGGGGTTATATCGATACCGGCAACCATGTCGTGCTGGATTTTCAATTTGATTATGCCAGAAGTTTTAAACAAGAAAGGGCAATTGTGAAGGTGGGGGAATTCTACGGTGTTATCAATGAAGACGGTGAATTTGTAATTCCACCATGTTATTATGATCTAATGCCATACGAATTAGAAGGCGATCGGTATTATCTTTCTCGAGATAGCACTTTTTTTCAAGGGATCATTGACAGTGCTGGTAGAGAGATTCTTCCACACCGCTACACTTATATTATTACTTATCAACCTAACCTAGGGCAACAGAGGTTTTATAAAAATATACCGTTTTATACTGTTTACCAAGATATCGATACTGCTAAAGGCAGCTTCTTCGATCAATTCAAAGAAGATTCATACCAGTTCTCGCCTGAAAAAGGCAAGCATGAGATATATGACCTTAAATTCGATAAATTGGTGTCGCGGAACTCGACTGGCTATTCGGATGGGTTCACCCATAAGGAACTGGTTAGGATCGATAATTTTCTGGACGAAAATATTGATTTAGTTGCTGCCCAAAAGGTCAAGGAGGTTGCAAATATACTGGGCACAAAAGAGTCGGACACCCCGGAAGTCTTAGGTTCGAATAACGAAGGTCTTCAGTATGGCGTAATGAATCACGATGAAATTGAGGATCATTTGGCAAAATTGGGTTATCGCTTGTTTACTAATAAGGAGGGAAAGATAGGAGTGAAAAAAAAGGGGATCGTCGTTATTCCTGCAGAAAATAAATTTTTACAATTATTGAACGTAGTTATCAGTGCTCCGATGGTAGCTGATATTTCGTATTTGCAGGAAAACTATGAGGGTGCTTACCGCCCCGACAGCACAGGCTTTTTTGATTTGTTTTGTGTAGTAGCAAGTGGTGAAGGACAGGAAGGGTTTGTCTACTCTCTGAGCGGAAAACAGATTCTGAATGTAGATAAAAAGACAATGAGTCTTTCTAATATTACAAAGATTGGATTTAAATATACCACTAACTTCGAAATGTCCGCTAGTCAGTATGGTCTGCTTGGTTGGGATGGAGAGACTATATTGTCCCCTTTGTATAAGGATATTGATGTCCTGAGAACCGGTCAACTGGTTGTAAAGCAAGGGGAAGTAATTGATGATGGGATGAAAGAGTATATGGGTTTGTTTACCGAAAGAGGAGAAGTTGTGATTCCTTTAGGTGAATATTCGGAAATTAAGCCCTTTCAAGAAGTCGATAA from Pedobacter indicus carries:
- a CDS encoding WG repeat-containing protein, whose protein sequence is MKKSKLPKQIIRQSFIRATAFLFLLTMSLPLIAQKEVSPFGMCSEEAWGFINVYDSTKRIPAIYCSASGFSDGLAAVKKGDIWGYIDTGNHVVLDFQFDYARSFKQERAIVKVGEFYGVINEDGEFVIPPCYYDLMPYELEGDRYYLSRDSTFFQGIIDSAGREILPHRYTYIITYQPNLGQQRFYKNIPFYTVYQDIDTAKGSFFDQFKEDSYQFSPEKGKHEIYDLKFDKLVSRNSTGYSDGFTHKELVRIDNFLDENIDLVAAQKVKEVANILGTKESDTPEVLGSNNEGLQYGVMNHDEIEDHLAKLGYRLFTNKEGKIGVKKKGIVVIPAENKFLQLLNVVISAPMVADISYLQENYEGAYRPDSTGFFDLFCVVASGEGQEGFVYSLSGKQILNVDKKTMSLSNITKIGFKYTTNFEMSASQYGLLGWDGETILSPLYKDIDVLRTGQLVVKQGEVIDDGMKEYMGLFTERGEVVIPLGEYSEIKPFQEVDNLYLAVESNPHLVKKISTKKSKDYVVLKVSDNSYTVTNRFSANLIFTWALDPETGMIPYRQFRNE